In the genome of Dermacentor andersoni chromosome 3, qqDerAnde1_hic_scaffold, whole genome shotgun sequence, one region contains:
- the LOC126548179 gene encoding solute carrier family 35 member E2A-like isoform X1, whose amino-acid sequence MNGAATCHQEAHDMVGEQASRMDGGDCVVKGSVFSEQLSRHHRGSTGHKEDAMSGLPFHGPSSREVELASVPVLERRSGLYSSGAVVVLVVWYFFSFTTLVLNKCILSYQAGDPVVLAAVQMCCCFICGYVQMQMTARRKLSHENSPRAHNVILVGSLRFSTVFLGLVALWYVPVSFAETVKSSAPVFTVVISRLVLGEMTTWLVNLSLFPVMGGLALCSANELSFNLPGFIASLSTNLSECFQNVFSKRLLTDEKVKLLPVELQCYTSLSSVFILVPTMLALVDFGKVWETTSWATMGTLLLGGLSFHCQSFTEYILLGYISPVTHSVANTVKRALMIWLSVLVFGNQVTFLSGLGTLIVIAGVFLYNHARNVAATLYQYDVTLSTVKVTDHDV is encoded by the exons ATGAATGGAGCTGCAACATGTCATCAGG AAGCACACGACATGGTTGGAGAGCAGGCCAGCCGGATGGACGGTGGTGACTGCGTGGTGAAGGGCTCCGTGTTCAGCGAACAGCTGAGCAGACATCACCGTGGCAGCACCGGCCACAAGGAAGATGCCATGAGTGGACTGCCTTTTCACGGACCTTCGTCACGGGAGGTGGAACTGGCCAGTGTGCCGGTCCTCGAGCGACGAAGCGGACTGTACAGCAGTGGAGCAGTGGTCGTGCTCGTCGTCTGGTACTTCTTCAGCTTCACCACGCTGGTGCTGAACAAGTGCATCCTCTCTTACCAAGCTGGGGACCCTGTAGTGCTGG CCGCAGTCCAGATGTGTTGCTGCTTCATCTGTGGCTACGTCCAGATGCAGATGACTGCTAGACGGAAACTGTCCCACGAGAACTCTCCTAGGGCGCATAATGTCATCCTCGTTGGGTCGCTACG ATTTAGCACGGTGTTCCTGGGCCTGGTGGCGTTGTGGTACGTGCCAGTGTCGTTTGCCGAAACGGTGAAGAGCTCGGCGCCCGTGTTCACTGTGGTCATCTCACGGCTGGTGCTGGGCGAAATGACCACCTGGCTGGTCAACCTGAGCCTCTTCCCGGTCATGGGAGGCCTGGCCCTGTGCAGCGCGAATGAGCTGAGCTTCAACCTGCCGGGCTTCATTGCTTCGCTTTCCACTAACCTCTCGGAGTG TTTTCAGAACGTCTTCTCCAAGCGCCTGCTCACCGACGAGAAGGTCAAGCTGCT GCCTGTGGAGCTCCAGTGCTACACTAGCCTGAGCTCGGTGTTCATCCTGGTGCCCACCATGTTGGCCCTGGTGGATTTTGGCAAAGTGTGGGAGACCACGTCGTGGGCTACGATGGGCACACTGTTGCTGGGGGGCCTGTCGTTCCACTGCCAAAGCTTCACGGAGTACATCTTGCTGGGTTACATCTCGCCTGTCACCCACAG CGTTGCAAACACAGTCAAGCGGGCGCTCATGATCTGGCTGTCTGTGCTGGTGTTCGGCAACCAAGTCACATTCCTCAGCGGTCTAGGGACACTCATTGTCATTGCGGGCGTATTCCTCTACAACCACGCACGGAACGTTGCTGCCACTCTGTACCAATACGATGTGACGCTCAGCACTGTCAAGGTTACCGACCATGATGTCTGA
- the LOC126548179 gene encoding solute carrier family 35 member E2A-like isoform X2: MVGEQASRMDGGDCVVKGSVFSEQLSRHHRGSTGHKEDAMSGLPFHGPSSREVELASVPVLERRSGLYSSGAVVVLVVWYFFSFTTLVLNKCILSYQAGDPVVLAAVQMCCCFICGYVQMQMTARRKLSHENSPRAHNVILVGSLRFSTVFLGLVALWYVPVSFAETVKSSAPVFTVVISRLVLGEMTTWLVNLSLFPVMGGLALCSANELSFNLPGFIASLSTNLSECFQNVFSKRLLTDEKVKLLPVELQCYTSLSSVFILVPTMLALVDFGKVWETTSWATMGTLLLGGLSFHCQSFTEYILLGYISPVTHSVANTVKRALMIWLSVLVFGNQVTFLSGLGTLIVIAGVFLYNHARNVAATLYQYDVTLSTVKVTDHDV, from the exons ATGGTTGGAGAGCAGGCCAGCCGGATGGACGGTGGTGACTGCGTGGTGAAGGGCTCCGTGTTCAGCGAACAGCTGAGCAGACATCACCGTGGCAGCACCGGCCACAAGGAAGATGCCATGAGTGGACTGCCTTTTCACGGACCTTCGTCACGGGAGGTGGAACTGGCCAGTGTGCCGGTCCTCGAGCGACGAAGCGGACTGTACAGCAGTGGAGCAGTGGTCGTGCTCGTCGTCTGGTACTTCTTCAGCTTCACCACGCTGGTGCTGAACAAGTGCATCCTCTCTTACCAAGCTGGGGACCCTGTAGTGCTGG CCGCAGTCCAGATGTGTTGCTGCTTCATCTGTGGCTACGTCCAGATGCAGATGACTGCTAGACGGAAACTGTCCCACGAGAACTCTCCTAGGGCGCATAATGTCATCCTCGTTGGGTCGCTACG ATTTAGCACGGTGTTCCTGGGCCTGGTGGCGTTGTGGTACGTGCCAGTGTCGTTTGCCGAAACGGTGAAGAGCTCGGCGCCCGTGTTCACTGTGGTCATCTCACGGCTGGTGCTGGGCGAAATGACCACCTGGCTGGTCAACCTGAGCCTCTTCCCGGTCATGGGAGGCCTGGCCCTGTGCAGCGCGAATGAGCTGAGCTTCAACCTGCCGGGCTTCATTGCTTCGCTTTCCACTAACCTCTCGGAGTG TTTTCAGAACGTCTTCTCCAAGCGCCTGCTCACCGACGAGAAGGTCAAGCTGCT GCCTGTGGAGCTCCAGTGCTACACTAGCCTGAGCTCGGTGTTCATCCTGGTGCCCACCATGTTGGCCCTGGTGGATTTTGGCAAAGTGTGGGAGACCACGTCGTGGGCTACGATGGGCACACTGTTGCTGGGGGGCCTGTCGTTCCACTGCCAAAGCTTCACGGAGTACATCTTGCTGGGTTACATCTCGCCTGTCACCCACAG CGTTGCAAACACAGTCAAGCGGGCGCTCATGATCTGGCTGTCTGTGCTGGTGTTCGGCAACCAAGTCACATTCCTCAGCGGTCTAGGGACACTCATTGTCATTGCGGGCGTATTCCTCTACAACCACGCACGGAACGTTGCTGCCACTCTGTACCAATACGATGTGACGCTCAGCACTGTCAAGGTTACCGACCATGATGTCTGA
- the LOC126548161 gene encoding N-acetylated-alpha-linked acidic dipeptidase 2 isoform X1: MSRNEALRYHMDSGGSSGDEADGGVATMADYIRGKKTYTKWDADTDNVDMDLSPEAPHVQVASSPGWFSGTKGRVLRVLIVGVIFLVGLMCGYVARKSMRDLGQAAQSSCPMPGGIYSFKERFAEQLLTGVDKKNLDSWLRVMNVDYHMAGTERGQQLAMRIEQAWKLYGVDNTRTEVFKPLLSFPDKEHPNEVRIMRGTNVLFNTSEKGAEAAMTVKPFSAYSPAGIVKGKPVYAHYGTEADFALLRSKNINLNNTIAIIRYGKIHRGYKVKLAEENGVAGVLLYSDPFDSPADRASPSGGFRLQGDGVERGNLKSYPGDPGTPYLPATDDVYMPPRSDRKSLGLPSIPVQPVSYNDARQLLNNMSGSMAPVEWQGRLNITYNLGPGYSTGDDVQVELAVHNILQRSNIHNVIGVMMGNFEPGRYIIVGCHHDAWTRGAGDPGTGMAALMELVRLFGSLRKNGWTPGRTLVFASWDAEEFGMVGSNEWVQAHEQELYHRTVAYINLDQAVSGNSSLYALASPLLRQALKEAAELVPCHEGSHSEMSVYDMWKMRKPRVPNNAHAPPLIMPPASGSDFASFLLSLGVASAHLQFVGKDPASDYPAYHTAYDTYEVVVNQTDPGLRSLSSLVRVVGVLLLKLVDSLQLPMHAADYAEQIRLDYAVFEKTYAPLLKDHNIDLEPLSKALIQFEQAALNFHDNYEEMNKNNLLLALQEYNDRLMQLERAFLLPAAYPHHPHYRHVIYGPDVDSGYRSVLFPHLTAAIANARQDNHSPSWNRVRECLSYVVHALRSATNVLSSAVVSWHAAEL; encoded by the exons ATGAGTAGGAACGAAGCACTGAGGTACCACAT GGATTCAGGCGGAAGCAGTGGTGACGAGGCAGACGGGGGTGTTGCCACAATGGCAGACTACATCAGGGGCAAGAAGACATACACCAAGTGGGACGCAGACACCGACAACGTGGACATGGACCTGTCGCCCGAGGCACCACACGTCCAGGTGGCCTCCAGCCCTGGCTGGTTCTCCGGAACAAAGGGACGAGTGCTTCGC GTGCTGATAGTGGGAGTCATCTTCCTGGTGGGGCTCATGTGCGGCTACGTGGCACGCAAGAGCATGCGTGATCTTGGTCAGGCAGCGCAGTCATCCTGCCCCATGCCAGGGGGCATCTACTCCTTCAAGGAACGCTTTGCAGAGCAGCTGCTTACCGGCGTTGACAAGAAAAACCTTGACAGCTGGTTGCG GGTGATGAACGTGGACTACCACATGGCTGGAACCGAGAGGGGACAGCAGCTGGCCATGCGGATTGAGCAGGCCTGGAAGCTTTACGGTGTGGACAACACACGCACCGAGGTCTTCAAGCCTCTGCTGTCTTTTCCGGACAA GGAACACCCAAATGAGGTGCGAATAATGCGTGGCACCAACGTGCTGTTCAACACTTCTGAAAAGGGTGCCGAGGCAGCCATGACAGTGAAGCCATTTTCAGCCTATTCACCTGCAGGAATTGTCAAG GGCAAGCCTGTGTATGCCCACTATGGAACAGAAGCCGACTTTGCGCTACTCAGGAGCAAGAACATCAACCTCAACAATACCATCGCCATCATCAGATATGGAAAAATACACCGTGGTTACAAG GTGAAACTGGCCGAGGAGAATGGTGTGGCAGGTGTCCTGCTCTACAGCGATCCCTTCGACAGCCCCGCTGACCGGGCCAGCCCCTCGGGAGGATTTCGACTGCAAGGGGACGGGGTGGAGCGCGGGAACCTCAAGAGCTACCCTGGCGACCCTGGAACCCCTTACCTTCCTGCTACAG ACGATGTCTACATGCCTCCAAGGAGTGACCGCAAGTCTCTAGGCCTTCCCTCAATTCCTGTGCAGCCAGTCAGCTATAACGATGCTCGCCAGTTGCTCAA CAACATGTCTGGCAGCATGGCTCCGGTGGAATGGCAGGGAAGGTTGAACATCACGTACAACTTGGGCCCTGGCTACAGCACTGGAGACGACGT TCAGGTGGAGCTGGCGGTGCACAACATCTTGCAGCGCTCCAACATCCACAATgtcattggtgtcatgatgggaAACTTCGAGCCAG GCAGATATATTATTGTGGGCTGTCATCACGATGCGTGGACCAGAGGTGCGGGTGACCCTGGCACAGGGATGGCCGCCCTTATGGAACTGGTCCGGCTCTTTGGAAGCCTCAGAAAAAACG GTTGGACTCCTGGCAGAACACTGGTGTTCGCTAGTTGGGACGCAGAAGAATTTGGGATGGTGGGCTCCAATGAGTGGGTGCAG GCACATGAACAGGAGCTCTACCACCGCACAGTGGCGTACATCAACCTGGACCAGGCAGTCTCTG GGAACAGCTCTCTGTATGCACTGGCTAGCCCCCTGCTGCGTCAGGCACTGAAGGAAGCCGCGGAGCTGGTGCCCTGCCACGAAGGTTCGCACTCCGAGATGAGCGTCTACGACATGTGGAAGATGCGCAAGCCTCGCGTGCCCAACAACGCGCATGCACCACCGCT CATAATGCCCCCTGCATCAGGCTCAGATTTCGCTTCCTTCCTGCTGAGCCTCGGAGTGGCTTCTGCACACCTACAGTTTGTGGGAAAAGATCCG GCATCGGACTACCCAGCGTACCACACGGCGTACGACACATACGAAGTGGTGGTGAACCAGACAGATCCAGGCCTGCGCTCGCTGTCCAGCCTGGTGCGGGTGGTCGGCGTGCTCCTGCTGAAACTGGTGGACTCGCTTCAGCTGCCCATGCATGCAGCCGACTACGCCGAACAGATACGCCTCGACTATGCAGTCTTCGAGAAGACCTACGCCCCGCTGCTCAAGGATCACAACATTGATCTCG AGCCGCTGTCCAAGGCCCTGATCCAGTTTGAGCAGGCCGCGCTGAATTTCCACGACAACTATGAGGAGATGAATAAAAACAA CTTGCTGCTGGCTCTTCAGGAGTACAATGATCGACTGATGCAACTGGAGAGGGCGTTCCTTCTCCCCGCGGCCTATCCTCACCACCCACACTACAG
- the LOC126548161 gene encoding N-acetylated-alpha-linked acidic dipeptidase 2 isoform X2, whose product MADYIRGKKTYTKWDADTDNVDMDLSPEAPHVQVASSPGWFSGTKGRVLRVLIVGVIFLVGLMCGYVARKSMRDLGQAAQSSCPMPGGIYSFKERFAEQLLTGVDKKNLDSWLRVMNVDYHMAGTERGQQLAMRIEQAWKLYGVDNTRTEVFKPLLSFPDKEHPNEVRIMRGTNVLFNTSEKGAEAAMTVKPFSAYSPAGIVKGKPVYAHYGTEADFALLRSKNINLNNTIAIIRYGKIHRGYKVKLAEENGVAGVLLYSDPFDSPADRASPSGGFRLQGDGVERGNLKSYPGDPGTPYLPATDDVYMPPRSDRKSLGLPSIPVQPVSYNDARQLLNNMSGSMAPVEWQGRLNITYNLGPGYSTGDDVQVELAVHNILQRSNIHNVIGVMMGNFEPGRYIIVGCHHDAWTRGAGDPGTGMAALMELVRLFGSLRKNGWTPGRTLVFASWDAEEFGMVGSNEWVQAHEQELYHRTVAYINLDQAVSGNSSLYALASPLLRQALKEAAELVPCHEGSHSEMSVYDMWKMRKPRVPNNAHAPPLIMPPASGSDFASFLLSLGVASAHLQFVGKDPASDYPAYHTAYDTYEVVVNQTDPGLRSLSSLVRVVGVLLLKLVDSLQLPMHAADYAEQIRLDYAVFEKTYAPLLKDHNIDLEPLSKALIQFEQAALNFHDNYEEMNKNNLLLALQEYNDRLMQLERAFLLPAAYPHHPHYRHVIYGPDVDSGYRSVLFPHLTAAIANARQDNHSPSWNRVRECLSYVVHALRSATNVLSSAVVSWHAAEL is encoded by the exons ATGGCAGACTACATCAGGGGCAAGAAGACATACACCAAGTGGGACGCAGACACCGACAACGTGGACATGGACCTGTCGCCCGAGGCACCACACGTCCAGGTGGCCTCCAGCCCTGGCTGGTTCTCCGGAACAAAGGGACGAGTGCTTCGC GTGCTGATAGTGGGAGTCATCTTCCTGGTGGGGCTCATGTGCGGCTACGTGGCACGCAAGAGCATGCGTGATCTTGGTCAGGCAGCGCAGTCATCCTGCCCCATGCCAGGGGGCATCTACTCCTTCAAGGAACGCTTTGCAGAGCAGCTGCTTACCGGCGTTGACAAGAAAAACCTTGACAGCTGGTTGCG GGTGATGAACGTGGACTACCACATGGCTGGAACCGAGAGGGGACAGCAGCTGGCCATGCGGATTGAGCAGGCCTGGAAGCTTTACGGTGTGGACAACACACGCACCGAGGTCTTCAAGCCTCTGCTGTCTTTTCCGGACAA GGAACACCCAAATGAGGTGCGAATAATGCGTGGCACCAACGTGCTGTTCAACACTTCTGAAAAGGGTGCCGAGGCAGCCATGACAGTGAAGCCATTTTCAGCCTATTCACCTGCAGGAATTGTCAAG GGCAAGCCTGTGTATGCCCACTATGGAACAGAAGCCGACTTTGCGCTACTCAGGAGCAAGAACATCAACCTCAACAATACCATCGCCATCATCAGATATGGAAAAATACACCGTGGTTACAAG GTGAAACTGGCCGAGGAGAATGGTGTGGCAGGTGTCCTGCTCTACAGCGATCCCTTCGACAGCCCCGCTGACCGGGCCAGCCCCTCGGGAGGATTTCGACTGCAAGGGGACGGGGTGGAGCGCGGGAACCTCAAGAGCTACCCTGGCGACCCTGGAACCCCTTACCTTCCTGCTACAG ACGATGTCTACATGCCTCCAAGGAGTGACCGCAAGTCTCTAGGCCTTCCCTCAATTCCTGTGCAGCCAGTCAGCTATAACGATGCTCGCCAGTTGCTCAA CAACATGTCTGGCAGCATGGCTCCGGTGGAATGGCAGGGAAGGTTGAACATCACGTACAACTTGGGCCCTGGCTACAGCACTGGAGACGACGT TCAGGTGGAGCTGGCGGTGCACAACATCTTGCAGCGCTCCAACATCCACAATgtcattggtgtcatgatgggaAACTTCGAGCCAG GCAGATATATTATTGTGGGCTGTCATCACGATGCGTGGACCAGAGGTGCGGGTGACCCTGGCACAGGGATGGCCGCCCTTATGGAACTGGTCCGGCTCTTTGGAAGCCTCAGAAAAAACG GTTGGACTCCTGGCAGAACACTGGTGTTCGCTAGTTGGGACGCAGAAGAATTTGGGATGGTGGGCTCCAATGAGTGGGTGCAG GCACATGAACAGGAGCTCTACCACCGCACAGTGGCGTACATCAACCTGGACCAGGCAGTCTCTG GGAACAGCTCTCTGTATGCACTGGCTAGCCCCCTGCTGCGTCAGGCACTGAAGGAAGCCGCGGAGCTGGTGCCCTGCCACGAAGGTTCGCACTCCGAGATGAGCGTCTACGACATGTGGAAGATGCGCAAGCCTCGCGTGCCCAACAACGCGCATGCACCACCGCT CATAATGCCCCCTGCATCAGGCTCAGATTTCGCTTCCTTCCTGCTGAGCCTCGGAGTGGCTTCTGCACACCTACAGTTTGTGGGAAAAGATCCG GCATCGGACTACCCAGCGTACCACACGGCGTACGACACATACGAAGTGGTGGTGAACCAGACAGATCCAGGCCTGCGCTCGCTGTCCAGCCTGGTGCGGGTGGTCGGCGTGCTCCTGCTGAAACTGGTGGACTCGCTTCAGCTGCCCATGCATGCAGCCGACTACGCCGAACAGATACGCCTCGACTATGCAGTCTTCGAGAAGACCTACGCCCCGCTGCTCAAGGATCACAACATTGATCTCG AGCCGCTGTCCAAGGCCCTGATCCAGTTTGAGCAGGCCGCGCTGAATTTCCACGACAACTATGAGGAGATGAATAAAAACAA CTTGCTGCTGGCTCTTCAGGAGTACAATGATCGACTGATGCAACTGGAGAGGGCGTTCCTTCTCCCCGCGGCCTATCCTCACCACCCACACTACAG